The following coding sequences are from one Salinicoccus sp. Bachu38 window:
- the menE gene encoding o-succinylbenzoate--CoA ligase produces MYNWLQSRAGEMPDKPAVIFEGTEVTFSELYKTAVEMKGRLESLDRPRIALFIGNTLDAVYAIHAAMLANIEIVMINTRLTGREIAAQLDDIGVDTIVATEPVDLEGYRVYKWEEIQNMASGSRESRNASGSDVLSIMFTSGTTGRAKAVTQTYDNHYASAMGCERRFGYTRDSIWMNINPIYHISGFSVLLRSVIRGCTMVLIEKFEEEKIWKTIAEYGVTHTSMVPIMLKRLMKYEMAEHRLEGILLGGAGVTKDILDNALSMGLPVYNSFGMTETCSQIVSIAPDDPKILDGTVGKPLDNIDIVVDSSNDGELLVRGGPITGGYLNAEMEVSDGYFRTGDMGHIDEEGYLYILDRRKDLIISGGENVYPKEIEDVINTHPGVVNAAVVKRKDQEWGEVPILLVELANGRRLEDEEIMAHLKRHLARYKLPKEIHRVGNIIMTSTGKVSRARNQQIYNIKRSSNR; encoded by the coding sequence ATGTACAATTGGCTACAATCCCGTGCCGGGGAGATGCCGGATAAGCCGGCAGTCATTTTCGAAGGCACTGAGGTGACCTTCTCGGAACTGTATAAAACGGCAGTGGAAATGAAGGGCCGCCTCGAATCCCTCGACCGGCCGCGCATTGCCCTTTTCATCGGCAACACTCTGGATGCAGTGTACGCCATCCATGCGGCCATGCTTGCCAACATTGAAATTGTAATGATCAATACCCGTCTGACCGGAAGGGAGATCGCAGCCCAGCTGGATGACATCGGAGTGGATACGATCGTGGCGACCGAACCTGTCGACCTGGAAGGGTACAGGGTGTATAAATGGGAGGAGATCCAGAATATGGCATCCGGCTCCAGAGAAAGCAGAAACGCCTCCGGCAGTGATGTCCTGTCGATCATGTTCACATCAGGGACAACGGGGAGGGCGAAGGCCGTCACCCAGACCTATGATAACCATTACGCTTCTGCCATGGGCTGTGAGAGGCGTTTCGGCTACACCCGGGACAGCATATGGATGAACATCAACCCCATATACCATATATCAGGGTTCTCCGTCCTGTTGCGGTCGGTGATCCGAGGCTGTACCATGGTGCTCATCGAAAAGTTTGAAGAGGAGAAGATATGGAAAACCATCGCGGAATATGGAGTGACCCACACAAGCATGGTGCCCATCATGCTGAAGCGGCTGATGAAGTATGAGATGGCCGAACATAGGCTGGAAGGCATACTCCTCGGTGGTGCCGGTGTAACAAAGGATATTCTGGACAATGCACTTTCCATGGGACTGCCGGTCTACAACTCATTCGGCATGACCGAAACATGCTCCCAGATTGTCTCCATTGCACCGGATGATCCAAAGATCCTTGACGGCACGGTAGGGAAGCCGCTCGATAATATAGATATCGTGGTCGACAGCAGCAATGATGGTGAACTCCTTGTACGCGGTGGACCGATTACGGGTGGCTACCTGAATGCCGAGATGGAAGTCTCTGATGGGTATTTCAGGACCGGGGATATGGGCCATATCGACGAAGAAGGATACCTCTATATATTGGACCGGCGGAAAGATCTGATCATCAGCGGGGGTGAGAACGTCTATCCGAAAGAGATTGAGGATGTCATCAATACCCATCCCGGAGTCGTGAATGCTGCGGTCGTCAAAAGGAAGGACCAGGAGTGGGGAGAAGTGCCCATCCTGCTCGTTGAACTGGCCAATGGGAGGCGCTTGGAAGATGAGGAAATCATGGCCCATCTCAAGCGGCATCTCGCCAGGTACAAACTGCCGAAGGAGATACACCGCGTCGGGAACATCATCATGACTTCGACAGGCAAGGTGTCGAGAGCCCGGAACCAGCAGATCTACAACATCAAAAGGAGCAGCAACCGTTAG
- the metK gene encoding methionine adenosyltransferase encodes MAERRLFTSESVTEGHPDKIADQISDAILDEILKGDPHARVACETVVNTGMALIVGEISTNTYVDIPKIVRETVKDIGYVLAKYGYDYKTMSVLTGIDEQSSDIAQGVNNAVETRETDAVSTGAGDQGLMFGFACDETEELMPLPIALAHKLSRRLTEARKENIIDYLRPDGKTQVTVEYDENDQVKRVDTIVISTQHHEEIEKETIQRDLLTHVIREVVPAELLDEETKYIINPTGRFVIGGPQGDAGLTGRKIIVDTYGGYARHGGGAFSGKDPTKVDRSAAYAARYIAKNIVAAGIASKCEIQLAYAIGVSEPVSISVDTFGTSSYSETDIVAVIRKIFNLSPDGIIDMLDLRRPIYKSTASYGHFGREDQDFPWEKLDKATRLKEELSSIKVN; translated from the coding sequence ATGGCAGAGCGTAGACTTTTTACTTCCGAATCCGTGACGGAGGGACATCCTGATAAAATTGCGGATCAGATATCGGATGCAATCCTGGACGAAATACTGAAAGGGGACCCCCATGCCCGGGTCGCCTGTGAAACTGTAGTGAATACAGGCATGGCACTGATCGTCGGAGAAATAAGCACGAACACCTATGTGGACATCCCGAAAATAGTGAGGGAGACGGTGAAGGATATCGGTTATGTCCTTGCCAAATATGGCTACGACTACAAGACGATGTCCGTCCTTACCGGAATAGACGAACAGTCCTCCGATATCGCCCAAGGGGTGAACAATGCTGTGGAGACGAGGGAGACGGATGCCGTATCCACCGGAGCGGGGGACCAGGGGCTGATGTTCGGCTTTGCATGTGATGAGACTGAAGAACTGATGCCTCTGCCGATAGCATTGGCCCATAAGCTGTCAAGGCGCCTGACCGAGGCGCGCAAGGAGAATATCATCGACTATTTGAGACCGGACGGCAAGACGCAGGTCACTGTCGAATATGATGAGAATGACCAGGTCAAGCGGGTGGATACGATCGTCATCTCGACACAGCATCACGAAGAGATTGAAAAGGAGACGATCCAGCGGGATCTGCTTACGCACGTCATCCGTGAAGTGGTGCCGGCCGAACTGCTTGATGAGGAAACGAAATATATCATCAATCCGACGGGACGCTTCGTCATCGGCGGCCCGCAGGGGGACGCCGGACTGACCGGACGGAAGATCATCGTCGATACTTATGGTGGCTACGCACGCCATGGCGGCGGGGCCTTCAGCGGCAAGGATCCGACCAAAGTCGACCGCTCTGCAGCCTATGCAGCACGCTATATCGCAAAAAATATCGTTGCTGCGGGGATCGCTTCCAAATGCGAAATCCAGCTGGCATACGCAATTGGGGTCAGCGAACCCGTTTCCATATCTGTGGATACATTCGGCACTTCATCCTACAGCGAGACGGATATCGTCGCAGTCATCAGAAAGATTTTCAACCTTTCTCCGGACGGCATCATAGATATGCTCGACCTGCGCCGACCGATATACAAGAGTACGGCAAGCTACGGCCACTTCGGCCGGGAAGACCAGGATTTCCCATGGGAGAAGCTGGACAAGGCCACGCGGCTCAAAGAGGAACTCTCAAGCATCAAAGTGAATTAG
- a CDS encoding nuclease-related domain-containing protein, giving the protein MNTEIFTNPIVIALLVLLLAIAIAFLVYYLKHRNRVNALKDEYGKEKESLVEKYESDNEEQRLEYKKEVSSLNEKYHNDTTLLNNKLSSLRQFTVDKGEYLTDLSLIQLKERLVRDEKIRETDMYILSNVYLPSRNYTNTRKIDHLVLTRTGIYLIDSKYWKGHILHGVDESNFEELPYIESFFDLLDLDKSKEQTLIFEKSDDKNVSVNYYNDTIEETKISAEKLKNVFKLQYDVVPMLYFNPQDNGNYSISNYSTDPSIKVLVGEEELENFFLKYVFHGRFQYTVKDLDEIAEAIFQLNP; this is encoded by the coding sequence ATGAATACGGAAATTTTCACTAATCCAATCGTCATTGCACTGCTGGTGCTGCTGCTTGCCATTGCCATCGCTTTCCTGGTCTATTATCTCAAGCATAGGAATAGAGTCAATGCGCTCAAGGACGAATATGGCAAAGAGAAGGAAAGCCTGGTAGAAAAATATGAATCCGACAATGAAGAGCAGCGCCTGGAGTATAAGAAGGAAGTATCATCACTGAACGAAAAGTACCATAATGATACAACCCTGCTCAATAATAAACTTTCAAGCCTGCGCCAGTTTACAGTGGACAAGGGTGAATATCTGACCGACCTCTCGCTGATCCAGTTGAAAGAGCGTCTTGTACGTGATGAAAAGATCAGGGAAACGGACATGTATATACTATCCAATGTCTATCTGCCTTCGAGGAACTATACAAACACACGCAAGATCGACCATCTGGTGCTCACGCGCACCGGTATATATCTGATCGATTCCAAGTATTGGAAAGGTCATATACTGCACGGGGTGGATGAAAGCAATTTTGAAGAGCTGCCATACATCGAATCCTTCTTCGACCTGCTGGACCTGGACAAATCCAAGGAACAGACCCTGATCTTCGAAAAGTCGGATGACAAGAATGTATCGGTCAACTACTACAATGACACGATAGAAGAGACGAAGATATCGGCTGAGAAGCTGAAGAACGTCTTCAAGCTCCAATATGATGTCGTGCCGATGCTCTATTTCAATCCACAGGACAATGGAAACTACTCCATCAGCAACTACTCTACAGATCCATCCATAAAAGTCCTTGTCGGGGAAGAAGAACTGGAAAACTTCTTCCTGAAATACGTCTTCCATGGCAGGTTCCAGTACACAGTCAAAGACCTGGATGAGATCGCAGAAGCAATCTTCCAACTGAATCCCTGA
- the menB gene encoding 1,4-dihydroxy-2-naphthoyl-CoA synthase, with translation MAREWKTLKEYREIKYEFYNGIAKVTINRPEVRNAFTPLTVTEMIDAFTRARDDQNVAVIVLAGEGDMAFCSGGDQKVRGHGGYVGEDEVPRLNVLDLQRLIRVIPKPVVAMVSGYAIGGGHVLHVVCDLTIAADNARFGQTGPKVGSFDAGYGAGYLARIVGHKKAREIWYLCRQYNAEEALDMGLVNTVVPLEELEDETVQWCEEMMAHSPTALRLLKAGMNADSDGLAGLQQMAGDATLLYYTTDEAKEGREAFKEKRKPDFGQFPRFP, from the coding sequence ATGGCAAGAGAATGGAAAACACTCAAAGAATATAGAGAAATCAAATATGAGTTCTACAATGGCATCGCCAAAGTGACGATCAATCGTCCGGAAGTAAGGAATGCATTCACTCCGCTGACGGTCACTGAAATGATCGACGCATTCACACGGGCACGGGACGACCAGAATGTTGCGGTAATCGTCCTGGCAGGTGAAGGCGATATGGCGTTCTGCTCCGGTGGAGACCAGAAAGTGCGCGGCCATGGCGGCTATGTCGGGGAAGACGAAGTTCCAAGACTGAATGTACTGGATCTTCAGCGTCTGATCCGTGTCATTCCGAAACCTGTTGTAGCCATGGTATCCGGATATGCGATCGGTGGCGGCCATGTGCTCCATGTGGTATGCGACCTGACAATCGCTGCAGACAACGCACGCTTCGGTCAGACCGGCCCGAAAGTCGGTTCCTTCGATGCAGGCTACGGCGCCGGATATCTGGCACGCATCGTCGGCCACAAGAAAGCGCGCGAAATCTGGTACCTGTGCAGACAGTACAATGCAGAGGAAGCACTGGATATGGGTCTCGTAAACACAGTGGTGCCACTCGAAGAACTGGAAGACGAGACGGTCCAATGGTGCGAAGAGATGATGGCACATTCACCAACGGCACTGCGTCTTCTGAAAGCGGGCATGAATGCCGACTCCGATGGCCTTGCAGGCCTGCAGCAGATGGCAGGGGATGCAACGCTGCTCTATTACACTACAGACGAGGCAAAAGAAGGCAGGGAAGCTTTCAAGGAAAAAAGAAAGCCTGACTTCGGACAGTTCCCAAGATTCCCATAA
- the yidD gene encoding membrane protein insertion efficiency factor YidD, producing MKTVILYMMRFYQKAISPMFPPSCRFNPTCSNYGIEAVQEHGALKGSYLAVKRILKCHPFHPGGYDPVPLNPKNYEKKEQ from the coding sequence ATGAAAACAGTGATTCTATATATGATGCGGTTCTATCAGAAGGCAATCTCCCCCATGTTCCCCCCGAGCTGCCGGTTCAATCCGACATGTTCGAATTATGGAATCGAGGCAGTTCAGGAGCATGGTGCCCTGAAGGGGAGCTATCTGGCAGTGAAGCGGATCCTCAAGTGCCATCCCTTCCATCCGGGCGGCTATGATCCGGTGCCCCTGAACCCGAAGAACTATGAGAAAAAGGAGCAGTAA
- a CDS encoding proline dehydrogenase family protein — MPLLRDVFIALSGNKVLNDASKKIGLKFGANKVVGGITVDETIERIKDINSQGMSVSFDNLGEFVTNKTDATKEKDLILKMIQAIGEEGVDASASVKLSQIGLNIDYDFCLDNVREIMDAAKTHDMFVNIDMENHAAYDDTIRIVDQLMEEYDNVGTVLQSYLFSAKDDVYKYKDKRIRFVKGAYKESPQVALQAKEDIDKALELLIRLHLTKGEGFTSIATHDHNIIEDIIEFIKENNIPNDRFEFQMLFGFRKELQRELVERGYSVCVYIPFGTDWYAYFMRRLAERPQNINLVVKSLTNDPKFKAGAAAAGAMTIGFAALKYFTRK, encoded by the coding sequence ATGCCATTATTAAGAGATGTATTCATCGCACTATCAGGAAACAAAGTATTGAATGACGCAAGCAAGAAGATTGGCCTGAAGTTCGGGGCCAACAAAGTTGTAGGCGGCATCACAGTAGATGAGACGATTGAACGTATCAAAGATATCAATTCCCAGGGGATGAGTGTCAGCTTTGACAACCTTGGTGAATTCGTCACCAATAAAACGGATGCCACAAAAGAAAAGGATCTCATCCTGAAAATGATACAGGCCATCGGTGAGGAAGGCGTGGATGCCTCGGCCTCCGTCAAACTGTCGCAGATCGGCCTCAACATCGACTATGATTTCTGTCTGGATAATGTCAGGGAGATCATGGACGCTGCAAAAACACACGATATGTTCGTCAACATCGACATGGAGAACCATGCAGCCTATGATGATACCATCCGTATCGTCGACCAGCTCATGGAGGAATACGACAATGTGGGCACCGTGCTGCAATCCTATCTGTTCAGCGCAAAAGACGATGTCTACAAGTATAAGGACAAAAGAATCCGTTTTGTCAAAGGGGCCTACAAGGAGTCGCCGCAAGTTGCCCTCCAGGCCAAGGAAGACATCGACAAGGCATTGGAGCTTCTGATCAGACTCCACCTGACCAAAGGGGAAGGATTCACCTCCATAGCAACCCATGACCACAACATCATCGAAGATATCATAGAGTTCATCAAGGAAAATAACATTCCGAACGACCGATTCGAATTCCAGATGCTTTTCGGCTTCCGCAAGGAACTCCAGAGGGAGCTCGTGGAGAGGGGATATAGCGTATGTGTCTACATTCCGTTCGGCACCGACTGGTACGCCTACTTCATGAGAAGGCTCGCAGAGCGTCCACAGAACATCAATCTGGTCGTCAAATCGCTTACCAATGACCCCAAATTCAAGGCTGGTGCTGCGGCGGCAGGGGCAATGACCATCGGATTTGCCGCTCTGAAATACTTTACAAGAAAATAG
- the ytkD gene encoding RNA deprotection pyrophosphohydrolase encodes MLEFKDRSNRKVTLEFEYTRDMDHILAICVMDGKYLFTDHKVRGIEFPGGKIEPGESAEEAVHREVFEETGASIGNMRFIGVYTVHGSKPFVKGVYLAEVADMFFKCEYMETYGPVLYTAVEDIPEERRSFLLADPCIDYLYRKIRNDDQTT; translated from the coding sequence ATGCTTGAATTTAAAGACCGCAGCAACCGGAAAGTGACGCTCGAATTCGAATATACCAGGGATATGGATCACATTTTGGCCATCTGTGTGATGGATGGTAAATATCTGTTCACCGACCATAAGGTGCGGGGTATAGAATTTCCGGGGGGCAAGATAGAGCCGGGTGAGAGTGCGGAGGAAGCGGTGCACAGGGAAGTGTTCGAAGAGACGGGCGCAAGTATCGGAAATATGCGGTTCATCGGTGTCTACACCGTCCATGGCAGCAAGCCTTTCGTCAAAGGCGTGTATCTAGCCGAAGTAGCGGATATGTTTTTCAAGTGCGAGTACATGGAGACATATGGACCGGTCCTGTACACGGCAGTTGAAGACATACCGGAGGAGCGGAGGAGCTTCCTGCTTGCAGATCCATGCATCGACTACCTGTATCGGAAAATCCGGAATGACGATCAAACCACATGA
- the pckA gene encoding phosphoenolpyruvate carboxykinase (ATP), protein MVNHSERIQNLVAKDTSHVQLSTSKLVEKSLKRGEGRLTETGALRAETGKYTGRSPKDRFIVEDGVSKDKVDWGEVNQPISETVFDNLFTKVIDYLGEKEEVFVFNGYAGADERTRLNLSVVTEFSWHSMFARTMFIRPETKEEALGMDPQFTIVSAPTFKADPETDGTKSEAFVIVSLEKGIILIGGTEYAGEMKKSIFSIMNYLLPEQDVMSMHCSANVGENKDVALFFGLSGTGKTTLSADAQRELIGDDEHGWNENGVFNIEGGCYAKTVNLSPEKEPEIFKAIKFGSVLENVVLDEDGNPDYDDGSLTENTRAAYPLDHIDNARIPSVAGHPNTIIFLTADAFGVLPPISKLTRDQAMYHFLSGFTSKLAGTERGITTPQPVFSTCFGSPFLPLSAKTYADMLGGLIDKHNVDVYLVNTGWSGGEYGVGKRMDLKYTRSMVRRAISGELALNAFEEDSVFGLSIPSSVAGVPKEILNPRNTWVSEEAYDEKANELKKSFIENFKKFGAESEDIAKEGGFTL, encoded by the coding sequence ATGGTAAACCATTCCGAACGCATTCAAAATCTGGTGGCTAAGGATACTTCGCATGTCCAGCTTTCCACATCCAAGCTGGTCGAAAAGTCTTTGAAGAGGGGAGAAGGCAGACTGACGGAGACGGGTGCGCTGCGTGCTGAAACGGGCAAATATACCGGACGCAGCCCGAAGGACCGCTTCATCGTCGAAGATGGTGTATCAAAGGACAAGGTCGACTGGGGTGAGGTCAACCAGCCCATCTCGGAGACGGTCTTCGACAATCTGTTCACCAAGGTCATCGACTACCTGGGGGAGAAGGAGGAGGTCTTCGTCTTCAACGGCTATGCAGGCGCTGATGAAAGGACACGCCTCAACCTCAGTGTGGTGACCGAGTTCAGCTGGCACAGCATGTTTGCGCGTACGATGTTCATCCGTCCGGAAACGAAGGAAGAAGCCCTCGGCATGGATCCACAGTTCACGATCGTTTCTGCACCGACCTTCAAGGCCGACCCTGAGACCGATGGAACCAAATCGGAAGCATTCGTCATCGTGTCCCTCGAAAAAGGCATCATACTGATCGGTGGCACGGAATATGCGGGAGAGATGAAGAAATCCATCTTCTCGATTATGAACTACCTGCTGCCCGAGCAGGACGTAATGAGCATGCACTGCTCTGCCAATGTAGGGGAAAACAAGGATGTCGCCCTCTTCTTCGGCCTCTCCGGTACAGGCAAGACGACGCTGTCTGCGGACGCCCAGCGCGAACTCATCGGTGATGATGAGCACGGCTGGAATGAAAACGGCGTGTTCAATATCGAAGGGGGCTGCTATGCGAAGACGGTCAACCTTTCTCCTGAGAAGGAACCTGAAATCTTCAAGGCGATCAAGTTCGGTTCGGTGCTCGAGAATGTTGTCCTCGATGAGGATGGGAACCCGGACTACGATGATGGTTCACTGACGGAGAATACACGTGCCGCCTACCCGCTCGACCATATCGACAATGCGCGCATCCCGTCCGTGGCGGGACATCCCAACACGATCATATTCCTGACTGCAGATGCCTTCGGGGTGCTGCCGCCGATCTCCAAGTTGACGAGGGATCAGGCAATGTACCACTTCCTGAGTGGGTTCACATCAAAACTCGCCGGTACAGAACGCGGCATCACTACGCCACAGCCTGTATTCTCAACATGCTTCGGTTCACCTTTCCTGCCGCTTAGTGCCAAAACCTATGCGGATATGCTCGGAGGTCTGATCGATAAGCATAATGTGGATGTATACCTGGTCAACACCGGCTGGAGTGGCGGCGAATACGGTGTCGGCAAGCGCATGGACCTCAAATATACACGGTCCATGGTGAGGCGTGCCATCAGCGGTGAACTCGCACTCAATGCCTTTGAGGAGGATTCCGTATTCGGCCTCAGCATCCCGTCTTCAGTGGCAGGTGTCCCGAAAGAGATACTGAACCCACGCAATACATGGGTTTCCGAAGAAGCCTATGATGAGAAAGCCAATGAGCTCAAAAAATCATTCATTGAAAACTTCAAAAAGTTCGGCGCCGAATCCGAGGACATCGCCAAAGAAGGCGGCTTTACACTATAA
- a CDS encoding gamma carbonic anhydrase family protein has protein sequence MILDYKGNTPKINESAFIAPNATVIGDVEIGEQSSVWFGTVLRGDIAPIRIGSHTNIQDLSILHETPDMPLVIEDNVTVGHKVTLHSCTIRKNALIGMDSTVLDGAVIGENAFIGAGSLVTPGTEIPANTLAFGRPARVVRDLTDEDLKEMKRINETYVNHIPHYK, from the coding sequence AGGCAACACTCCAAAGATTAATGAAAGCGCTTTTATCGCTCCGAATGCTACGGTAATCGGAGATGTAGAAATCGGAGAACAGTCATCCGTATGGTTCGGGACCGTGCTGCGGGGAGATATTGCGCCGATCCGGATCGGCAGCCATACGAATATACAGGACCTGTCGATTCTTCATGAAACACCGGACATGCCACTTGTAATAGAAGACAATGTGACTGTCGGACATAAGGTGACCCTCCATAGCTGCACCATCAGAAAAAATGCATTGATCGGCATGGATTCTACAGTGCTTGACGGTGCAGTCATCGGGGAGAACGCCTTCATCGGTGCAGGGAGCCTTGTGACACCAGGTACCGAAATACCAGCCAATACGCTGGCGTTCGGAAGGCCAGCCAGGGTTGTGAGGGATCTGACTGATGAAGATCTGAAAGAAATGAAAAGGATCAATGAAACATATGTCAATCATATCCCCCACTACAAATAA
- a CDS encoding fluoride efflux transporter FluC yields the protein MKKYLFISLGAMIGALLRSSISFATVSGASPFFMGTLIVNMSGAFVAGVLLRRFHDREGHLRDFLITGLLGSFTTFSMLTYEQYLLLSYGEYFIFIIYLAVNMAGGFCLALLGWKAGGMGR from the coding sequence TTGAAAAAATATCTATTCATATCATTGGGTGCCATGATCGGTGCACTCCTGAGATCTTCAATTTCCTTTGCAACGGTGTCCGGTGCATCACCCTTTTTCATGGGCACGCTGATTGTGAACATGAGCGGTGCCTTCGTCGCCGGTGTTCTGCTCAGAAGATTCCATGACAGGGAGGGCCATCTGCGTGATTTTCTCATCACTGGGCTTTTGGGAAGTTTCACTACCTTCTCCATGTTGACATATGAACAGTATCTCCTGCTTTCCTATGGTGAATACTTCATTTTCATCATTTATCTTGCAGTGAATATGGCCGGCGGTTTCTGCCTTGCCCTGTTGGGTTGGAAGGCAGGTGGAATGGGACGATGA
- a CDS encoding fluoride efflux transporter FluC encodes MIELVLLALSAALGAVIRGYIVSLKLFDRFSLPYGTFTVNVLGAFMMGLCMPIVAQESLLYFMIIFGFLGGLTTYSAFTLDQLRLFEAKAFKELARYTFTMMFFCLVALALGLLIGVSF; translated from the coding sequence ATGATTGAACTGGTTCTCCTTGCCCTGAGTGCCGCTCTGGGCGCTGTCATAAGAGGCTATATCGTTTCTTTGAAGCTGTTCGACCGCTTCAGCCTGCCATACGGCACTTTCACCGTCAATGTTCTCGGCGCGTTCATGATGGGACTGTGCATGCCGATTGTTGCCCAGGAAAGCCTACTCTACTTTATGATTATATTCGGCTTCCTGGGCGGGTTGACCACCTACTCCGCATTCACCCTCGATCAGCTTCGGCTGTTCGAAGCGAAGGCCTTCAAGGAACTCGCCAGATATACCTTCACCATGATGTTCTTCTGCCTCGTCGCCCTCGCGCTTGGGCTTCTGATCGGTGTCTCTTTCTGA
- a CDS encoding NAD-dependent succinate-semialdehyde dehydrogenase, which produces MSEEIIVLNPATGEEVDRVKKESRADIEQKIDKAHEMFKQYRKKNAHDRSALMVRWSELIRENKDEIAELITKENGKPLKEATGEVEYACSYIDYYAEEGKRVYGRTIPQHEDDVRLVVTKQPIGVVAAITPWNFPVAMMARKAAPAVAAGCTFLVKPASETPLSAIKFLDLALEAGFEEGVIQYVTASGKDVGEVFSKSEKIMKLTFTGSTAVGKTLMEGAASTVKNITMELGGHAPLVVHKDADLDTAVEHAVATKFRNSGQTCVCANRFYVHEDVAEAFSQKFAERVKTLKVGNGLDEGVEVGPMINEDGYDKVMKHISDAKDKGGQITAGGEGTKDAGYFIEPTVITGATDDMLIMNEETFGPVAPIQTFSTLDEAIEKANDTEYGLAAYFFTESYRDGIRLQEGLDFGVLGWNNGKPSAAHIPFGGLKESGIGREGGPEGIEPYLETKITSMKI; this is translated from the coding sequence ATGTCTGAAGAAATAATTGTACTGAACCCGGCTACCGGGGAAGAGGTTGACAGGGTCAAGAAGGAAAGCAGAGCGGACATTGAACAGAAGATCGACAAGGCACACGAGATGTTCAAGCAGTACAGGAAGAAGAACGCGCATGATCGCAGTGCACTGATGGTCAGATGGTCTGAGCTCATACGGGAAAATAAAGACGAAATTGCAGAACTGATCACTAAAGAGAATGGCAAGCCGCTCAAGGAAGCGACCGGTGAAGTGGAGTATGCATGCAGCTACATCGACTACTATGCCGAAGAGGGAAAAAGGGTATATGGACGGACGATACCCCAGCATGAAGATGATGTGCGCCTGGTGGTGACCAAACAGCCGATCGGGGTGGTTGCGGCGATTACACCGTGGAACTTCCCAGTGGCGATGATGGCAAGGAAAGCAGCACCCGCAGTGGCTGCAGGATGTACTTTCCTCGTGAAACCGGCGAGTGAAACACCGCTATCGGCAATCAAGTTTCTCGACCTTGCCCTGGAGGCGGGCTTCGAAGAGGGCGTCATCCAGTATGTGACGGCATCAGGCAAGGATGTCGGAGAAGTCTTCTCAAAATCAGAAAAGATCATGAAACTGACCTTTACAGGTTCCACTGCCGTCGGCAAGACGCTGATGGAGGGGGCGGCGTCCACGGTGAAGAACATCACGATGGAGCTCGGCGGCCATGCACCGCTTGTGGTCCATAAGGACGCAGATCTGGATACTGCTGTGGAACATGCGGTAGCGACGAAATTCAGAAACTCCGGACAGACATGTGTATGTGCCAACAGGTTCTATGTACATGAAGATGTTGCGGAAGCCTTCAGTCAGAAGTTTGCAGAGCGTGTGAAGACCCTGAAGGTCGGAAACGGACTCGACGAAGGCGTTGAAGTGGGGCCGATGATCAATGAGGATGGCTATGACAAGGTCATGAAGCACATCAGTGATGCAAAGGACAAAGGCGGTCAGATTACTGCCGGCGGCGAAGGCACCAAGGATGCCGGCTACTTCATCGAACCGACGGTCATCACGGGTGCTACGGACGACATGCTGATCATGAATGAAGAAACATTCGGTCCAGTTGCCCCGATCCAGACATTCTCCACCCTCGATGAAGCGATAGAGAAGGCCAACGACACGGAATACGGTCTCGCGGCATACTTCTTCACTGAAAGCTATCGTGATGGCATCAGGCTGCAGGAAGGTCTTGATTTCGGCGTACTCGGCTGGAATAATGGCAAACCAAGTGCGGCACACATCCCATTCGGCGGTTTGAAAGAGAGCGGCATCGGACGCGAAGGCGGACCGGAAGGCATCGAACCGTATCTGGAAACAAAAATCACTTCAATGAAGATATAG